AATCGCCTCGCGAATGGTCCGCTGTCCCTCCGGCGGGGCATTTCGCAGGACCGTCTCCGCGAAAAGCCACAGGCGCGATCCGGGGAACTTCCGTCGCACCTCTTCGATGCGGTAGTTGTTCTTGATCTCGTGCAACTGCGCCGCCCGGGCGTGCGTGTTTGCTTCGGGAACCTGCTGTTCCCAGGCGCGATATCGTTCGATCGCGCAATACAGGGCACGCGGCATGTAGCCGTCGCGCCGAACGGCTCCAATGTACTTGCGGAGCTCCTCGGCCAGCTCGACGACCTCGCGGTCCGGTTCCACCGTTCTACCCGCCTCGGACAGTGCTTCCTCCAGAAACGACAGCCCGTCCCGCATTCCAAGCGCTTCAATCGCCGCTGCAAACAGAATCTCATCCTGCGTGTGCGGGATCAGGGCCGGGAAATGAAAGCGTACGCGGTCCAGCAGGGCTCGCTTGAGCCGCAGGACCATGTCCAGCGTTCCCTCAAACGGCCGCCAGCCTGCGGCGGATACCACGCGAATGTTCTCATCAAAATCGTTGAGCGGAACGCTCACATCGCGCGTTACCGTTCCCACGAGCATCCACTGACGTTCGGTGCGCCGATGGAATTCGTAGGCTGCGGTGAGCGCCGCCCAGGAGAGATGCCTCCACGAACCCCGCAGGCGCTGCAAGACGTCGCGATCGGGATGGTCGTGCATGTGCCGGGTGAGAGACTCCAGCGGTTCGCCGGGAATGTACTCGAGCGTGGCCAGTCCGTACTGAGGCCAATATCCCCCGACCTTGGGTGTCAGTGCCGTTTCGCCGGGGCCGCCGGCCGCCACGGTCATCAGGCGCAGATCGGTCACAAAGGCCTCGGTCGCGGCCGTGCTGTTCACGTAGAGCGTGAAGTCTACCCGTTCCCGGTTCCGCAGCCGCACGCCGACGTGGTAGACGCTGCGTCCGAAGCGCGTGCCGAGGAGACTGATCCAGACACTACCGGGCGTGAGATCCTCCAAACCGAGTTTGTGCCGTTGATGAAGGAGATGGACGGCTTCGGGAATCAGGTCGGTGGCCAGCATCGCCGCCGTAATCCGCGCCAACTCGCCCGGATCGATTCCGTCTTCGAAGCGGCACGCATCCGCCCAGGTGAATGTCTCGCCGGTGTCCGGGTCCACGACCTCCGGTTCCCGTGGCGGCAGCCTGTGGCGCACGCCCTCCACGAGTCGATTGGCGATTCGCTCCGCGTTCTTCGGCAATGGCGGAGCGAGCTTGGCCAGCATCCACGCCGTCAACTCCCTGCGAACCGGAAGGAAATAATCCGGGTTGCGCTCCGGGATGCGCCCGAGCGCCTCCAAGAGTCCCTGCGCAAACGATTCCGCTTGTCCATTCCGCGAGTGGGCCACGATGCGTCGGAGCGATGCCAGCGCGGCTGCCAGGCAACTCCATTTCCCACCGTCCACCGGAAGTGCGGCGATCGTGGCCACCGCCTCTTCGTCGAGAAACGGGCGGAGCGACTCGCAGAACATCGCGGCGGTCCGGCCGAAGTTCTCGACCGGCTGATGCTCGAACAGCGCTGCGAACGCCCGGCTCCGCACAACTTCCTGGGGATGCATGGCCGCGAGCTGGAGATGGGTTTCGGCCAGTTCCTGGTAGCTCGCCCGACCGGCCGTGATGGCGCGCGTCAGATGCTCCACCGCGACCAGCGCGTCATTCGGGTCGGGCGCGGAGAGGAACACGGCCGCGGAGTGGATCGTCATCAGGCTGGGCGTTGCCGTGCCGGTCGTATCCAATCGCCTCCGCCATTCCTCCACCGGGGAGATCGGCGTCCGCATGCCAACCAGCCGCGCCGGCGTGGAGCGATCTCCGCGCGACAGCGACCAGAGAAGAATGCTCTCGCCGGCGATGTGGGAAAGTTCGGCATTGCCCACCCAGAGTCTTGGCAGCCGCAGCCAGTCATCCAGATCGAATTGATCCCCGTCGATCTCGTAGCAGCAGTTGCCCACCCAGACCCGTCCGACCACGACGGAGTCCCTTCGGACGGTCAACTTCCGGTCGATGGCGCGAAATGCCAGCCCATCGGGCACGGTCTGAAGCCCGGACTCCGTGCCCCCGAGATGCTGAAGAAATGCAAAGGGCACACGGATGCGGAGCCCGTCGATCTTTCGCTCAATGGTCGACGACTCGTACATCCGTTCGATGACGTCGCGGAAATTCTCCGCAACCGCCGACCGGCGAAACGAACCCTTGTCGGTCAACTCTCCGCGCTCGGCCGAGAAATCGCGGTCGATCACGGCGAACTTCACGACGCGTTCGAACGGAGCGAGGAATCGGTTGCAGGTCGCCACGAGGCCGCGGAAGTACTCCTCCACCTCGGTCGGCGGCATCTCCGCGAATCTTACCTCCGGATAGCTCATGTTGGGGCGGATGAGGAGCGAGACGTACTCCCGCCCATCGCCGACGGCAAACACACGCGAGACTTCGGGGAAGTCCGCGAAGAGCGATTCCACGCGCTGGGGCGCGACGGTCCGCCCCTGGGCGTTCTTGTAGATGTCTTTCTTGCGATCGACATGGCGGATAAAGCCGACTTCATCCTTCTGGACCACATCGCCGGTGCAGAACCAGCCGTCGCGGAACACGCCCTTGTTGTCTTCGGGATTCGTATATCCCTGGGTGACATAGGGTCCGCGGAGCATGAGCTCTCCATCCTCGCCGAGGCCCAGTTCGATGCCCGGCAGGGCTTTGCCGATGGAATCGTCCCGATATTGTCCCGGCGGCGTCATGGTGATGCCCCCGGTCGCTTCGGTCATGCCGTATCCACTGAGAAGATCGACGCCGGCATTCTGGAAGAACCGGAACACGGCGGGGTCGAGCCGACCGGCGGCGCTGAGCCCCCAGCGCAATCGGCCGCCCGTCAATTGCGCCAGCGCCTTGCGCACTTCGTCGGGATTGTCCGGCGGCTCGTCATGGGCGACCACGGCCCGCCGAAGGTCGATCCACTTCTTGGGGACGCTGATCATCGCCGTCGGTCGAAATGTCTGCATGTTCCGTATGATGGTTTCCGTCGAGGCGTCTTCCGCGAACACGTAGGCGGCGGCCAGGTGTACACATCCCAGCATTTCGAGAAACCGGCCGAAGGTGTGATAGAGCGGCAGGTAGCACAGCAAGACCTCGTGTTCGTCGATTTCGGGAAGCGCCGCCGCCCGGCAATAGCGCTTGCTAACCAGGCTCAATTGAGTGAACTGAATGCCCTTCGGCGCCCCCGTGGTTCCTGATGTGTACATAGTCGTGGCGACGTCGAGCGCACGGACGCGCTTCGACCGTTCCGTGAGCAGGTCCGCCGGTGTCTCCGCGCCCCGTTCGATCAACTCCGCGAGGGTCAGGACGTTGCCCCCGGGGACATGCGGCAGGACATCCAGCGATACGAGCCACTCAATCGACGGCACACGCTGGAGGGCCGCGAATGCCTGAGGAACCTGCTGCGCGCCGGAAACCACGACGAGGCGCGCCCCGGATTCCGCGAGGATGTGCTCGACCTGTTCCTGGGTGGCGTTGGCCGGCACACTGCAAACGAAGATACCGTTGCCCAGGAACGCGAGGTCGCAGAGCACGCCCTCGATCCGGTTGGGCGTGTACAAAGCCACGCGGGCGTCGTCGCCGAGCAGCGCCAGCGCGCCGCGAGCGATCCGCTCGGACTCCGCGAGCACCTCCGCCAACGCGTACTCGGCCACCTGATCGCGGCGGGGGACGACAAAGACGTTGCGATCGGGATACTGACCCGCGCGTTGGCGCAGCATCGCCCCCACGTGAAAGTCGCTTTTTTCGATGAGCTTGCAGACCAGGTCGATCCAGACACCGCCCGGCCGACCGGGCTCCGGAGGGTAAGCCGCCGCGCGAACGCGTTTGTCGCGGGCGAGGTCGATGAAGCGATGGACGTTGTCCAGGAACGCGGATCGATCGGCAGCATCCGAGGGGACATCCGGCAGTCGTTCCAGAATGGTGGTACCCGCGGCGGTGAGTGCGTCGATATCGATACTTGATCGCACATGGGCCCCAGCCGCCTGCAATACGGAGCGGGTCGCCGCAGCGATGTCCTTCGGTCCCTTCGCGGCGCGGAGGGTCACCACGGCACCGGGGAGGTCTCCGACGCCTTTTGCCGAGTCAATCATCGTGTCTCCTGCCATGCATTTGATTTTCGTCGTCAAACCGCGCGGTCGCAACTTCGATCACGAATCAACGAACTCTGCCACCCGCTAGCCGTTCTCGTGGTTGAGAAAGTCGAGGATCGCCGCATCAAACGCTTCCTGCTGCTCCTCGAATACGCCGTGTCCGGCGCGGGGGATCATATGCAACGTTGCTCCTTTGATCCCCTTGGCCAGCTCGCGCACAATCTCGGCCGGCATGAGCTGATCCT
The window above is part of the Phycisphaerae bacterium genome. Proteins encoded here:
- a CDS encoding AMP-binding protein, with protein sequence MIDSAKGVGDLPGAVVTLRAAKGPKDIAAATRSVLQAAGAHVRSSIDIDALTAAGTTILERLPDVPSDAADRSAFLDNVHRFIDLARDKRVRAAAYPPEPGRPGGVWIDLVCKLIEKSDFHVGAMLRQRAGQYPDRNVFVVPRRDQVAEYALAEVLAESERIARGALALLGDDARVALYTPNRIEGVLCDLAFLGNGIFVCSVPANATQEQVEHILAESGARLVVVSGAQQVPQAFAALQRVPSIEWLVSLDVLPHVPGGNVLTLAELIERGAETPADLLTERSKRVRALDVATTMYTSGTTGAPKGIQFTQLSLVSKRYCRAAALPEIDEHEVLLCYLPLYHTFGRFLEMLGCVHLAAAYVFAEDASTETIIRNMQTFRPTAMISVPKKWIDLRRAVVAHDEPPDNPDEVRKALAQLTGGRLRWGLSAAGRLDPAVFRFFQNAGVDLLSGYGMTEATGGITMTPPGQYRDDSIGKALPGIELGLGEDGELMLRGPYVTQGYTNPEDNKGVFRDGWFCTGDVVQKDEVGFIRHVDRKKDIYKNAQGRTVAPQRVESLFADFPEVSRVFAVGDGREYVSLLIRPNMSYPEVRFAEMPPTEVEEYFRGLVATCNRFLAPFERVVKFAVIDRDFSAERGELTDKGSFRRSAVAENFRDVIERMYESSTIERKIDGLRIRVPFAFLQHLGGTESGLQTVPDGLAFRAIDRKLTVRRDSVVVGRVWVGNCCYEIDGDQFDLDDWLRLPRLWVGNAELSHIAGESILLWSLSRGDRSTPARLVGMRTPISPVEEWRRRLDTTGTATPSLMTIHSAAVFLSAPDPNDALVAVEHLTRAITAGRASYQELAETHLQLAAMHPQEVVRSRAFAALFEHQPVENFGRTAAMFCESLRPFLDEEAVATIAALPVDGGKWSCLAAALASLRRIVAHSRNGQAESFAQGLLEALGRIPERNPDYFLPVRRELTAWMLAKLAPPLPKNAERIANRLVEGVRHRLPPREPEVVDPDTGETFTWADACRFEDGIDPGELARITAAMLATDLIPEAVHLLHQRHKLGLEDLTPGSVWISLLGTRFGRSVYHVGVRLRNRERVDFTLYVNSTAATEAFVTDLRLMTVAAGGPGETALTPKVGGYWPQYGLATLEYIPGEPLESLTRHMHDHPDRDVLQRLRGSWRHLSWAALTAAYEFHRRTERQWMLVGTVTRDVSVPLNDFDENIRVVSAAGWRPFEGTLDMVLRLKRALLDRVRFHFPALIPHTQDEILFAAAIEALGMRDGLSFLEEALSEAGRTVEPDREVVELAEELRKYIGAVRRDGYMPRALYCAIERYRAWEQQVPEANTHARAAQLHEIKNNYRIEEVRRKFPGSRLWLFAETVLRNAPPEGQRTIREAIVRLRDGASIKDVLGRLYVELKETMPSQDQQYFLTRATYPHLEVDTRAELVRSGEVGQDRAELATHHTDRIGRFLKIRPAANSREVDTLNRIFYASGIGGGLTSRERLLVGTDQAGYVVGGVAFIRRTPSHVILDKIAVLPRNRGRGIGQILLEEFLRRQAADGVKVVSAEFIRASWLEPFGFRSHPRYPGIVLELHGDRIGRRESTAGTSLAPSGAA